In Streptomyces sp. NBC_00483, a single window of DNA contains:
- a CDS encoding extracellular solute-binding protein: MRKKLFAALAVTIATTLSATACGGSGSSAGGDSIKVVYWQHLDQNDHKQQKFLASMKKSFEKAHPGKKVQIVPVTASENDYYTKIQLMMRSPSTAPDLVYEDTALINSDIASGYLKPLDEYVSKWSDWSKFAKAAKDAVSSPTDGKTYAVPDDTDTRGIWYNQKLLKKAGIKTPWQPKSWQELLDTARTLKKKLPGVIPMNLYTGQAGGEQSTMQGFEMLLYGTDAAGDSLYDAKKKKWIVGSQGFQDALKFVHSVYDEDLGLDKSTALGPNAGTEVGTKLLPKSKLAINIDGSWMANNWLKTGPSPWPDWAKTMKSAAMPTQHGQAPGKVSMSGGWAWSIPSKAKNPDLAWQFTKAIKDKDNSVKWNIIESTTAVRTDVAADPKYLNATPTNKFFTDLVKYTHFRPALPKYPQVSNAVTKAMESVTTGQASVGEAAKTYDQDLATAVGPDATVKGAR; the protein is encoded by the coding sequence TTGCGCAAGAAGCTTTTCGCCGCCCTCGCGGTCACCATCGCGACAACGTTGTCCGCAACCGCTTGCGGTGGTTCCGGATCCTCCGCCGGTGGCGACTCGATCAAGGTCGTCTACTGGCAGCACCTGGATCAGAACGACCACAAGCAGCAGAAATTCCTCGCCTCGATGAAGAAGTCGTTCGAGAAGGCCCACCCGGGCAAGAAGGTCCAGATCGTTCCGGTCACGGCCTCCGAGAACGACTACTACACGAAGATCCAGCTGATGATGCGGTCACCCTCGACCGCGCCCGACCTGGTCTACGAGGACACCGCGCTGATCAACTCCGACATCGCCAGCGGCTATCTCAAGCCGCTCGACGAGTACGTGTCCAAGTGGTCGGACTGGAGCAAGTTCGCGAAGGCCGCCAAGGACGCCGTCTCCTCCCCCACCGACGGCAAGACGTACGCCGTCCCGGACGACACCGACACCCGTGGCATCTGGTACAACCAGAAGCTGTTGAAGAAGGCGGGCATCAAGACGCCCTGGCAGCCGAAGAGTTGGCAGGAGCTGCTCGACACCGCGCGCACGTTGAAGAAGAAGCTCCCGGGCGTCATTCCGATGAATCTCTACACCGGTCAGGCCGGTGGTGAGCAGTCCACCATGCAGGGCTTCGAGATGCTGCTGTACGGGACCGATGCTGCCGGTGACTCCCTGTACGACGCCAAGAAGAAGAAGTGGATCGTCGGCTCGCAGGGCTTCCAGGACGCGCTGAAGTTCGTGCACAGCGTCTACGACGAGGACCTGGGCCTGGACAAGTCCACCGCGCTCGGCCCGAACGCGGGCACCGAGGTGGGTACGAAGCTGCTGCCGAAGAGCAAGCTCGCCATCAACATCGACGGTTCCTGGATGGCCAACAACTGGCTGAAGACCGGCCCGAGCCCGTGGCCCGACTGGGCGAAGACGATGAAGTCCGCCGCCATGCCGACTCAACACGGCCAGGCGCCCGGCAAGGTCAGCATGTCGGGCGGGTGGGCCTGGTCGATTCCGTCGAAGGCCAAGAACCCCGATCTGGCCTGGCAGTTCACCAAGGCGATCAAGGACAAGGACAACTCGGTGAAGTGGAACATCATCGAGTCCACGACCGCCGTGCGCACCGACGTGGCCGCCGACCCGAAGTACCTCAACGCCACGCCGACCAACAAGTTCTTCACCGACCTCGTGAAGTACACCCACTTCCGCCCGGCGCTGCCGAAGTACCCGCAGGTCTCCAACGCCGTCACCAAGGCCATGGAGTCCGTGACCACCGGGCAGGCCTCGGTGGGCGAGGCCGCCAAGACCTATGACCAGGACCTGGCCACGGCCGTCGGCCCGGACGCCACCGTCAAGGGCGCCCGATGA
- a CDS encoding carbohydrate ABC transporter permease, giving the protein MATTDLLPAAEAGRADGGARPSPAAGTARRRIRPGRIAVNVVLLVISLLFVLPLVWMVFASFSSTASFELSVPSPPTLDNFHAILNTETTFRPLLNGLLLCGGATLLCVVTSILAAYPLSRYRSRLRRPFLYTVLFTTGLPITAVMIPVYSMFVQVELIDSMFATTLFLAASALPIGIWLMKNFMDGVPIVLEEAARIDGANAMQSLGRVVLPLMWPGVTVVTVFTFISMWGNFFVPFVLLLSPEKLPASVSVFTFLSAHDQTQYGQLAAFSLVYTLPVVMLYLLLTRKLGGGFALGGALKG; this is encoded by the coding sequence ATGGCGACCACCGATCTGCTGCCCGCTGCCGAGGCCGGCCGCGCCGACGGCGGCGCCCGGCCGTCTCCCGCGGCGGGCACGGCACGCCGCCGGATCCGTCCGGGACGTATCGCCGTCAATGTTGTCCTGCTGGTGATCAGCCTGCTGTTCGTGCTGCCGCTGGTGTGGATGGTGTTCGCGTCGTTCAGCTCGACGGCCAGCTTCGAGCTGAGCGTTCCCTCGCCGCCGACGCTGGACAACTTCCACGCGATCCTGAACACCGAGACGACGTTCCGGCCGCTGCTCAACGGGCTGCTGCTGTGCGGCGGGGCGACCCTGCTGTGCGTGGTCACGTCGATCCTGGCCGCGTATCCGCTCTCGCGCTACCGCTCGCGGCTGCGCCGCCCGTTCCTGTACACCGTGCTGTTCACCACCGGGCTGCCCATCACCGCCGTGATGATCCCCGTGTACAGCATGTTCGTGCAGGTCGAGCTGATCGATTCGATGTTCGCGACGACGCTGTTCCTGGCGGCCTCCGCGCTGCCGATCGGGATCTGGCTGATGAAGAACTTCATGGACGGGGTGCCCATCGTCCTGGAGGAAGCCGCGCGGATCGACGGCGCGAACGCCATGCAGTCGCTGGGGCGTGTGGTGCTGCCGCTGATGTGGCCGGGTGTCACCGTCGTCACCGTGTTCACCTTCATCAGCATGTGGGGCAACTTCTTCGTGCCGTTCGTGCTGCTGCTGTCGCCGGAGAAGCTGCCGGCGTCGGTGAGTGTGTTCACGTTCCTCAGTGCCCATGACCAGACGCAGTACGGGCAGCTGGCCGCGTTCTCCCTCGTGTACACGCTGCCCGTGGTGATGCTGTACCTGCTGCTGACCCGCAAGCTGGGCGGCGGGTTCGCCCTCGGCGGCGCCCTCAAGGGCTGA
- a CDS encoding helix-turn-helix domain-containing protein, with the protein MLREFRPAASLTMEGLAEASGVSVRGIGDLERGRKAAPQRRTVAALADSLGPSGADRDRLLEVARGDRGTGYSPTGVRSFPRGIDDFVGREQELAQLTKLAERVASQGLAEVTSGPWSARSHPVAVAVSGPPGTGKTTLALHAARDLADRFPDGQLVVDLRGMDEAPPDPAELMLGVLKALQVADRDLAKAGPQGHAGLYRRLLADQRVLLVLDNARDEAQMRPLLPGAGAGMVVVTSRRMLTGLESVHRIPLGELSPDEAAAFLTTLVGPERAQADPAALADVARCCRHLRLALRVAAAFHLSYRQLTPAGAGLFRRFSLVPGPDTGAPPAARLTGQHLYDAEDTPEELVEAGLLGTDRDR; encoded by the coding sequence GTGCTGCGGGAATTCCGGCCGGCCGCGTCGCTGACCATGGAGGGCCTGGCGGAGGCCTCGGGCGTCAGCGTCCGCGGCATCGGTGACCTGGAGCGGGGACGGAAGGCCGCGCCGCAACGGCGTACCGTGGCCGCGCTCGCCGACAGCCTCGGACCGAGCGGGGCGGACCGGGACCGGCTCCTGGAGGTCGCCCGCGGCGATCGCGGCACCGGATACAGCCCCACGGGCGTACGGTCGTTCCCCCGCGGCATCGACGACTTCGTCGGACGCGAACAGGAACTCGCCCAGCTCACGAAACTCGCGGAGCGCGTCGCCTCGCAGGGCCTGGCCGAGGTGACCAGCGGACCGTGGAGCGCGCGGTCCCACCCGGTGGCGGTCGCGGTGTCCGGCCCACCGGGAACGGGCAAGACGACGCTCGCCCTCCACGCCGCACGGGACCTCGCGGACCGGTTCCCGGACGGGCAGCTGGTAGTGGACCTGCGCGGCATGGACGAAGCGCCGCCGGACCCCGCCGAGTTGATGCTCGGCGTCCTCAAGGCGCTCCAGGTCGCCGACCGGGACCTCGCGAAGGCCGGCCCCCAGGGACACGCCGGACTGTACCGTCGCCTGCTGGCCGACCAGCGGGTCCTGCTGGTCCTCGACAACGCCCGGGACGAGGCCCAGATGCGCCCGCTGTTGCCGGGCGCCGGAGCGGGCATGGTCGTGGTGACGAGCCGGCGCATGCTCACGGGCCTGGAGAGCGTGCACCGCATTCCGTTGGGCGAACTGAGTCCCGACGAGGCGGCCGCGTTCCTGACCACGCTCGTCGGACCGGAGCGGGCGCAGGCCGATCCGGCCGCTCTAGCCGACGTCGCCCGGTGCTGCAGGCATCTTCGGTTGGCGCTGCGCGTGGCGGCCGCCTTCCACCTGTCCTACCGTCAGCTCACCCCGGCGGGCGCCGGCCTCTTCCGCCGCTTCTCCCTCGTTCCGGGCCCGGACACCGGTGCCCCGCCCGCGGCCCGACTGACCGGACAGCACCTGTACGACGCCGAGGACACCCCCGAGGAACTGGTGGAGGCAGGGCTGCTCGGCACCGACCGGGACCGCTAG
- a CDS encoding serine/threonine-protein kinase: MGDERASGAGHGRVIAGRYRVVGRLGSGGMGTVWRAVDERLGREVAVKELRSFDGADGPDPTEQRLRMEREARAAARVRHHGVVAVHDVVEHEGRPVIVMELVDGESLQGLLQRRGPLDPVEAARIGAEVSDALAAAHRAGVWHRDVKPSNILLEHGGRVVLTDFGIAALQEPDDGAATRITRSGELVGSLDYLAPEQARGGDVGPATDVWALGASLYSAVEGAPPFRRTSTWSTITAIVTEPLPEPRRAGPLAPALAELLDKDPALRADAVRAAQLLRATAAGEPLPPRSPDTMRLRRPEVGTETQAEQQVPRPGPHAFAAGASPMAAPPRHPGPAGAETVSAQRGDTRRRGTVAVAVAAALLVGAGATYLVTSQGDDEGSGSAAGTVAADRSKSPTPPSHSPSDPPSGTPSATPPATVTPSASTSAAPSVSASATPSPACTHIGGGRSNCRVWRSATSYDSQHRPVGTIRPGTNYFYCQAKRPQRETHGEWTNVWWAKTDDDSGNSGVFVSDVYLTGGKNDQPVPGLAVC; the protein is encoded by the coding sequence ATGGGGGACGAGCGTGCGAGCGGCGCGGGGCACGGACGGGTGATCGCCGGGCGTTATCGCGTCGTCGGGCGGCTCGGCAGTGGCGGGATGGGGACCGTCTGGCGGGCCGTCGACGAGCGGCTGGGGCGCGAGGTCGCCGTCAAGGAGCTTCGGTCGTTCGACGGCGCCGACGGGCCTGATCCTACCGAGCAGCGGTTGCGGATGGAGCGCGAGGCGCGGGCGGCCGCGCGGGTACGCCACCACGGTGTGGTCGCCGTGCACGACGTCGTCGAGCACGAGGGCCGTCCGGTGATCGTGATGGAGTTGGTGGACGGCGAGTCGCTCCAGGGACTGTTGCAGCGGCGTGGCCCCCTCGATCCCGTGGAGGCGGCTCGTATCGGCGCCGAGGTGTCGGACGCGCTCGCGGCCGCGCACCGGGCCGGGGTGTGGCACCGGGACGTCAAGCCCAGCAACATTCTGCTCGAGCACGGTGGCCGGGTCGTGCTCACCGACTTCGGGATCGCCGCGCTCCAGGAGCCGGATGATGGCGCCGCCACACGGATCACGCGCAGTGGCGAGCTGGTGGGTTCGCTGGACTACCTCGCGCCCGAGCAGGCTCGCGGCGGCGACGTGGGGCCCGCCACGGATGTGTGGGCGCTGGGTGCCTCGTTGTACTCGGCCGTCGAGGGTGCGCCGCCGTTCCGGCGGACCTCCACGTGGTCGACGATCACGGCGATAGTGACGGAACCGCTGCCCGAGCCGCGGCGAGCCGGGCCTCTGGCGCCCGCGCTGGCCGAGCTGTTGGACAAGGATCCGGCGCTGCGGGCCGACGCCGTGCGGGCCGCGCAGTTGTTGAGAGCCACGGCCGCGGGTGAGCCGCTGCCACCCCGATCCCCCGACACCATGCGGCTGCGCCGGCCCGAGGTAGGGACAGAGACACAGGCAGAGCAGCAGGTGCCCAGACCTGGTCCCCATGCCTTCGCCGCCGGGGCATCCCCCATGGCCGCTCCACCGCGACACCCCGGACCGGCCGGCGCGGAGACCGTCAGCGCGCAGCGTGGCGACACTCGGCGACGCGGCACCGTCGCCGTCGCGGTCGCCGCGGCGCTGCTCGTCGGGGCCGGCGCCACGTACCTCGTGACCAGCCAGGGCGACGACGAGGGGAGCGGAAGTGCGGCGGGGACCGTCGCCGCAGATCGCTCCAAGTCGCCGACGCCGCCGTCACATTCGCCTTCCGACCCGCCGTCCGGTACCCCGTCGGCAACGCCTCCCGCGACCGTCACCCCCAGCGCCTCCACGAGCGCCGCTCCCAGCGTCTCCGCGAGTGCCACCCCCTCCCCCGCCTGCACACACATCGGCGGCGGCAGGTCCAACTGCCGCGTGTGGCGCTCCGCCACCTCGTACGACTCCCAGCACCGCCCCGTCGGCACCATCCGCCCGGGCACCAACTACTTCTACTGCCAGGCCAAGCGGCCGCAGCGGGAGACCCACGGGGAGTGGACGAACGTGTGGTGGGCGAAGACCGATGACGACAGCGGCAACTCCGGGGTGTTCGTCAGCGATGTGTATCTCACCGGCGGGAAGAACGATCAGCCGGTGCCGGGCCTCGCGGTGTGTTGA
- a CDS encoding helix-turn-helix transcriptional regulator: MTNDDSAFAAVGALSDPVRRRLYRYVAAQPDDVGRDAAAEAVGVSRSLAAFHLDKLVEAGLLVPSSRRLSGRTGPGAGRPAKVYRRGEGEHAVSLPPRSYDSVSHLLASTVENAGLDRELQEAARSAGAAQPDVAADDLVDVLSERGYQPYWDEETLRLRNCPFHSLAEEFPALICGMNLALLEGLAPAAWSPAMDPRPGGCCVALRRNSEQDSARESG, encoded by the coding sequence GTGACCAATGACGATTCCGCATTCGCAGCAGTGGGCGCGCTGAGCGACCCCGTACGCCGTCGCCTCTACCGCTACGTCGCCGCCCAACCGGACGACGTAGGACGTGACGCGGCCGCGGAGGCGGTCGGTGTCTCGCGGTCGCTTGCCGCGTTCCACTTGGACAAGCTGGTCGAGGCGGGGCTGCTCGTCCCGTCGTCGCGGCGGCTGTCCGGGCGCACCGGTCCAGGAGCGGGGCGGCCGGCGAAGGTGTACCGGCGCGGGGAGGGCGAGCACGCCGTGTCCCTCCCGCCCCGGTCCTACGATTCCGTCAGTCATCTGCTCGCCTCGACCGTGGAAAACGCGGGCCTGGACCGGGAGTTGCAGGAGGCCGCTCGGTCCGCGGGGGCGGCGCAGCCCGACGTGGCCGCCGACGATCTGGTCGACGTGCTGAGCGAGCGCGGTTATCAACCCTATTGGGACGAGGAGACGTTGCGGCTGCGCAACTGCCCCTTCCACTCGTTGGCCGAGGAGTTCCCCGCCCTCATTTGCGGGATGAATCTCGCACTTCTGGAGGGACTCGCACCCGCGGCGTGGTCGCCGGCGATGGATCCGCGCCCGGGCGGCTGCTGCGTGGCGCTCCGCCGGAACTCCGAGCAGGATTCCGCTCGCGAATCCGGGTGA
- a CDS encoding ROK family transcriptional regulator, whose protein sequence is MARSGTNLPRVGGYNQAVVLAAIRTKGPVSRVELGPLTGLTNQTVSNVVRRLLDEGLIAESGHAPSSGGKRRTLLTPRADGAYALGVHLDPDAAVIVLVDLAGSILLSRRFALPRPSDPAEVVDRVARAALRLPERAAIDRSRLLGLGIAAPGPIDAETGAVVDPPNFDGWRRVPLLDMFAQTTGMPVAMDNDATAAAIGERWIGGEKRADGFLYLYMGAGIGAGVMLGGHVLRGDSGNAGEIGHAQTEPGGRRCDCGSDGCLGPYCNPAALVEDLFTRHGGTAARRIGLSGVPGAVRADWKLLRRAAGAGDEAALDVVRLAGRRMGQAVRGAVALLDVSRVVLGGEALVGVEQVLGEEIDKAINTTSVARALGGVVVEPSLIGETAGAVGAASLVLYGRYAPGWGMLTEVSG, encoded by the coding sequence ATGGCGCGCAGCGGCACCAACCTGCCCAGGGTCGGCGGCTACAACCAGGCCGTCGTCCTGGCCGCCATCCGCACCAAAGGGCCGGTGAGCCGCGTCGAGTTGGGCCCACTGACCGGACTCACCAACCAGACGGTGTCCAACGTCGTACGCAGACTGCTCGACGAGGGCCTGATCGCCGAGTCGGGCCACGCACCCTCCAGCGGCGGCAAACGCCGCACCCTGCTCACCCCGCGAGCCGACGGCGCCTACGCCCTCGGGGTGCACCTCGACCCGGACGCCGCCGTGATCGTCCTCGTGGACCTCGCCGGATCGATATTGCTCAGCCGCCGCTTCGCACTGCCACGCCCCAGCGATCCCGCCGAGGTGGTCGACCGGGTGGCGCGTGCGGCGCTGCGGCTGCCGGAGCGCGCCGCGATCGACCGCAGCCGGCTCCTGGGCCTGGGCATCGCGGCGCCGGGCCCCATCGACGCGGAGACGGGCGCGGTCGTGGACCCGCCCAACTTCGACGGCTGGCGGCGCGTACCCCTGCTCGACATGTTCGCGCAGACGACGGGCATGCCGGTCGCGATGGACAACGACGCGACGGCCGCGGCGATCGGCGAGCGCTGGATCGGCGGCGAGAAACGCGCGGACGGCTTCCTCTACCTGTACATGGGCGCGGGGATCGGCGCGGGCGTCATGCTGGGCGGTCATGTGCTGCGCGGTGATTCGGGCAACGCGGGCGAGATCGGCCACGCCCAGACCGAGCCGGGTGGCCGCCGCTGCGACTGCGGTAGTGACGGTTGCCTGGGCCCGTACTGCAACCCCGCCGCGCTGGTCGAGGACCTGTTCACCCGACACGGAGGTACGGCTGCACGCCGGATCGGCCTGAGTGGTGTCCCTGGTGCGGTACGCGCCGACTGGAAGCTGTTACGGCGCGCGGCGGGCGCGGGGGACGAAGCGGCGCTCGATGTGGTGCGCCTGGCGGGGCGTCGGATGGGGCAGGCGGTGCGAGGGGCGGTGGCGCTGCTCGACGTGAGCCGGGTGGTACTGGGCGGCGAGGCGCTCGTCGGGGTGGAACAGGTGCTGGGCGAGGAGATCGACAAGGCGATCAATACGACGTCGGTGGCTCGTGCGTTGGGTGGTGTGGTGGTGGAGCCGAGTCTGATTGGTGAGACAGCGGGGGCAGTAGGGGCGGCGTCGCTTGTGCTGTATGGGCGTTACGCGCCGGGGTGGGGGATGTTGACAGAGGTGTCGGGGTGA
- a CDS encoding carbohydrate ABC transporter permease, with amino-acid sequence MKSAVATAGSTAPGGRAAGRSAASRSLLRGMPLLPSIVLLAVFLAGPILYCVYDAFTDAQLTGAAETNFVGLDNFTRALDDPNFLNALWLTLVFVVGSAVIGQNTLGLSLAVMAEKATKPLRTLTNGVVIAAWVLPEVVAGYLMYAFFYKQGALNDVLGFLGLPQQNWLYTLPILAVCLANVWRGTAFSMMVYSAALNEVPRELVEAAEMDGAGVWHRLWHVTLPVIRRTIMTNLMLITLQTLSVFGLIYAMTRGGPGNKSQTLPVFMYQQAFQNSMIGYGTAIALVLLVVGALFSAVYLKLLKVEED; translated from the coding sequence ATGAAATCCGCCGTCGCCACTGCCGGTTCCACCGCCCCCGGTGGGCGCGCGGCGGGCCGCAGCGCCGCGAGTCGCTCACTGCTGCGCGGCATGCCGCTGCTGCCGTCGATCGTCCTGCTGGCCGTGTTCCTGGCCGGACCGATCCTGTACTGCGTCTACGACGCGTTCACCGACGCCCAGCTGACGGGTGCCGCCGAGACGAACTTCGTCGGCCTGGACAACTTCACGCGGGCGCTCGACGATCCGAACTTCCTCAACGCGCTGTGGCTGACCCTGGTGTTCGTCGTCGGCTCCGCCGTCATCGGGCAGAACACCCTCGGCCTGAGCCTCGCGGTGATGGCGGAGAAGGCCACCAAGCCGCTGCGCACGCTCACCAACGGTGTCGTGATCGCCGCCTGGGTGCTGCCCGAGGTGGTCGCCGGGTACCTGATGTACGCGTTCTTCTACAAGCAGGGCGCGCTCAACGACGTCCTCGGCTTCCTGGGGCTGCCGCAGCAGAACTGGCTGTACACCCTGCCGATCCTCGCGGTGTGTCTCGCCAATGTGTGGCGCGGCACCGCGTTCTCGATGATGGTGTACTCCGCCGCGCTCAACGAGGTGCCGCGCGAGCTGGTCGAGGCCGCCGAGATGGACGGCGCGGGCGTGTGGCACCGGCTGTGGCACGTGACGCTGCCGGTGATCCGCCGCACCATCATGACGAACCTGATGCTGATCACCCTGCAGACGCTCTCGGTCTTCGGGCTGATCTACGCCATGACGCGGGGCGGGCCCGGCAACAAGAGCCAGACCCTGCCGGTGTTCATGTACCAGCAGGCGTTCCAGAACAGCATGATCGGCTACGGCACCGCGATCGCTCTGGTGCTGCTGGTCGTGGGCGCGCTGTTCTCCGCCGTGTATCTGAAGCTGCTCAAGGTGGAGGAGGACTGA
- a CDS encoding DUF3291 domain-containing protein, with protein sequence MTDFHLAQVNIGRLVAPLTGPELADFVAQLPEINALADGSPGFVWRMVGDEGEDATDLRPDSDDDMVIINCSVWESVEALRAFTYHSDHLRVLSRRREWFQRMAEAYQALWWVPAGHRPSAAEAMERVAQIRQHGPGPEAFTFRAPYPAPAATAGR encoded by the coding sequence ATGACCGACTTCCACCTCGCACAGGTCAACATCGGCCGCCTCGTCGCCCCGCTGACCGGACCCGAGCTCGCCGACTTCGTCGCACAGCTCCCCGAGATCAACGCGCTCGCCGACGGCAGCCCCGGATTCGTCTGGCGCATGGTCGGCGACGAAGGGGAGGACGCCACCGACCTCCGGCCCGACAGCGACGACGACATGGTCATCATCAACTGCTCCGTCTGGGAGTCGGTCGAGGCACTGCGCGCGTTCACCTACCACAGCGACCACCTACGGGTGCTGAGCCGCCGCCGCGAGTGGTTCCAACGCATGGCCGAGGCATACCAGGCCCTGTGGTGGGTGCCGGCCGGCCATCGGCCGAGCGCCGCCGAGGCGATGGAGCGGGTCGCGCAGATCCGTCAACACGGTCCGGGGCCCGAGGCGTTCACCTTCCGCGCCCCCTATCCGGCACCGGCCGCGACCGCCGGCCGATGA